One Mesomycoplasma molare genomic window carries:
- a CDS encoding adenylate kinase family protein yields the protein MIKNIIFLGAPGVGKGTIASLLSQKTDLIHLSTGEIFRAAIRNKTKLGLELKNIVESGNYVPDEITNAIVEEKIKELNSKNINFILDGYPRTINQANFLDNLESANISKVILLTAPNEIIIQRLSKRRYCPTCSATYHLDFKPSKKINLCENDDTLLLQRKDDEEESIVRRLEVYNSETKVLVDFYKEKKILIEIEATQSPEEIVNYLLKQK from the coding sequence ATGATAAAAAATATCATTTTTTTAGGTGCTCCTGGTGTAGGTAAAGGAACAATAGCATCTTTGTTGTCACAAAAAACAGATTTAATTCATTTATCTACAGGAGAAATTTTTAGAGCAGCTATTAGAAATAAAACCAAATTAGGTTTAGAATTAAAAAACATAGTTGAAAGCGGAAATTATGTACCTGATGAAATCACTAATGCGATTGTAGAGGAAAAAATTAAAGAATTAAACTCTAAAAACATTAATTTTATTTTAGATGGATATCCTAGAACGATAAATCAAGCTAATTTTTTAGACAATTTAGAATCGGCTAATATTTCTAAAGTTATTTTATTAACAGCGCCTAATGAAATAATAATTCAGAGACTTTCAAAAAGACGTTATTGTCCTACTTGTTCTGCAACTTATCACTTAGATTTTAAACCTTCTAAAAAAATAAATTTATGTGAAAATGATGATACTTTATTATTACAAAGAAAAGATGATGAAGAAGAATCAATCGTTAGAAGATTAGAAGTTTATAATTCAGAAACAAAAGTATTAGTAGATTTTTACAAAGAAAAGAAAATTTTAATAGAGATAGAAGCGACACAATCTCCAGAAGAAATAGTTAATTATTTACTGAAACAAAAGTAA
- the infA gene encoding translation initiation factor IF-1 → MAKDAIKMIGKVTQAHNALEYEVLLENNLTIQAHISGKMKLHHIKIIPGDTVDVEISPYDLTRGRIVYRHK, encoded by the coding sequence ATGGCAAAAGATGCAATAAAAATGATCGGTAAGGTAACACAAGCACACAACGCATTGGAGTATGAAGTTTTATTAGAAAACAATTTAACTATTCAAGCTCATATTTCTGGAAAAATGAAATTACATCATATTAAAATTATTCCAGGAGATACTGTTGATGTAGAAATTAGTCCTTATGATTTAACTAGAGGACGAATAGTTTATCGTCACAAATAA
- the rpmI gene encoding 50S ribosomal protein L35, with protein MPKMKTKSALKKRLKVTGSGKVKRGQAYRSHLAQNKTTKQKRHARKATLVSASDLKRIKGLF; from the coding sequence ATGCCAAAGATGAAAACTAAATCTGCTTTAAAAAAGAGATTAAAAGTTACAGGTAGTGGAAAGGTTAAAAGAGGTCAAGCATATAGATCTCACTTAGCTCAAAATAAAACAACAAAACAAAAAAGACATGCAAGAAAAGCAACATTGGTTTCTGCATCAGATTTAAAAAGAATTAAAGGTTTATTTTAA
- the rpsI gene encoding 30S ribosomal protein S9: MSKLQNQKIITGTHYRGLGRRKSSTARVIIKPGQGKFIINKREAKDYLMSDLLIKDALQPLGITETTGTWDIFVNASGGGLSGQAGAIRLGIARALLNASKDYRPNLKETGMLTRDARAKERKKYGLRKARRARQFSKR, from the coding sequence ATGTCAAAATTACAAAATCAAAAAATTATCACTGGAACACATTACCGTGGTTTAGGGAGAAGAAAATCTTCAACAGCTAGAGTTATTATTAAACCAGGACAAGGAAAATTTATTATTAATAAAAGAGAAGCAAAAGATTATTTAATGTCAGATTTATTAATCAAAGATGCTCTACAACCTTTAGGTATTACAGAAACTACAGGAACATGAGATATTTTTGTTAACGCTTCTGGAGGTGGACTTTCAGGACAAGCCGGAGCAATTAGATTAGGAATAGCAAGAGCTTTATTAAATGCTTCAAAAGATTATAGACCAAACTTAAAAGAAACAGGAATGTTAACTAGAGATGCTAGAGCTAAAGAACGTAAAAAATACGGACTTAGAAAAGCTCGTAGAGCAAGACAGTTTTCAAAACGTTAA
- the rplT gene encoding 50S ribosomal protein L20, with amino-acid sequence MRVKGGTVTRKRRKKWLKLAKGYWGHKSIGYKVAKQAVVKSWTYAFRDRKQVKRDFRKLWIARINAASRPLGITYSQLINGLKKANIEVNRKMLSELAIHHNKVFEAIIKQAKSALK; translated from the coding sequence ATGAGAGTTAAAGGTGGAACAGTTACAAGAAAAAGAAGAAAAAAATGATTAAAACTTGCTAAAGGATACTGAGGTCATAAATCAATCGGTTATAAAGTTGCTAAACAAGCTGTTGTTAAATCTTGAACATATGCTTTTAGAGACAGAAAACAAGTAAAAAGAGATTTTAGAAAATTATGAATAGCAAGAATTAATGCAGCATCTAGACCTTTAGGGATTACATATTCACAATTAATTAACGGATTAAAAAAGGCGAATATTGAAGTAAATAGAAAAATGCTTTCTGAACTAGCTATTCATCACAATAAAGTTTTTGAAGCAATTATTAAACAAGCTAAATCAGCATTAAAATAA
- a CDS encoding DNA-directed RNA polymerase subunit alpha translates to MQKIAKVNYKEEKENKHSDYFTSFVLEPLERGFANTLGTALRRTILSSVSSVAPFAVKIENVDHEFMALENVEEDVVIILNNLKKIKFIYNPEVFVDNEPIKVSFDSEKFEGTHITANDIKYPAGVVIVNPDQHIATISKKNALKFEMFLTSGRGFVSFEDNKKIIAEKGTELESSLKSGIILAVDSDFSPVLNVNFKVDELNSASNIIQERLEFNVKTDGTVEAKDAIAEAAKILIAHLKIVSNTENLEINEKDYFEEEKIKEETPKDKSIDINDLNLTVRSLNALRRAGFKTVSDLEKIDEEELSNVKNLGKKSVQEIIQKLQERGISLKKGE, encoded by the coding sequence ATGCAAAAAATAGCAAAAGTAAACTACAAAGAAGAAAAAGAAAATAAACATTCTGATTATTTTACTTCTTTTGTTTTAGAACCACTAGAAAGAGGTTTTGCTAATACTTTAGGAACTGCATTAAGAAGAACTATTTTATCTTCTGTTTCTTCTGTTGCTCCATTTGCTGTTAAGATCGAAAATGTAGATCATGAATTTATGGCATTGGAAAATGTTGAAGAAGATGTGGTTATTATTTTAAATAATTTAAAGAAAATAAAATTTATTTATAACCCAGAAGTATTTGTTGATAATGAACCTATAAAAGTAAGTTTTGATAGTGAAAAATTTGAAGGAACTCATATAACAGCGAATGACATTAAATACCCTGCGGGGGTTGTGATTGTCAATCCTGATCAACATATTGCTACTATTTCCAAAAAAAATGCATTAAAATTTGAAATGTTTTTAACTTCAGGTAGAGGGTTTGTTTCATTTGAAGATAATAAAAAAATAATCGCAGAAAAAGGAACTGAATTAGAAAGTTCATTAAAATCAGGAATAATATTAGCTGTTGATTCAGATTTTTCACCTGTTTTAAATGTTAATTTTAAGGTAGATGAATTAAATTCCGCATCTAACATTATTCAAGAAAGATTAGAATTTAATGTTAAGACAGATGGAACTGTAGAAGCTAAAGACGCAATAGCAGAAGCGGCTAAAATTTTAATTGCACATTTAAAAATAGTTTCTAATACTGAAAATCTTGAAATTAATGAAAAAGATTATTTTGAAGAGGAAAAAATTAAAGAAGAAACTCCGAAAGATAAATCTATTGACATTAACGATTTAAACTTAACTGTTAGATCATTAAATGCGTTAAGAAGAGCTGGATTTAAAACGGTATCTGATTTAGAAAAAATCGATGAAGAAGAATTAAGTAATGTTAAAAACTTAGGTAAAAAATCAGTTCAAGAAATAATCCAAAAGTTACAAGAACGTGGAATTTCACTTAAGAAAGGAGAATAA
- the rpsK gene encoding 30S ribosomal protein S11 has product MARKIKRKNITSGIAHIHSTHQNTIVTFSDEKGNVIAWSSSGAIGYKGTKKKTPYAAGLAAAAASEAAKEHGIKEVKVEIKGLGPGKDAARKQIEVSGITVTEIKDVTPIPHNGTRPPRKVIKRETKR; this is encoded by the coding sequence ATGGCTAGAAAAATTAAAAGAAAAAATATTACTAGCGGAATCGCTCATATTCACTCAACTCATCAAAATACAATTGTAACTTTTTCAGATGAAAAAGGGAATGTAATTGCTTGATCATCATCAGGAGCAATTGGGTATAAAGGAACTAAGAAAAAAACCCCTTATGCAGCCGGTTTAGCAGCTGCAGCTGCTTCAGAAGCCGCTAAAGAGCATGGTATTAAAGAAGTAAAAGTAGAAATTAAAGGTTTAGGTCCTGGAAAAGATGCTGCTAGAAAACAAATAGAAGTTTCAGGTATTACAGTAACAGAAATTAAAGATGTTACACCTATTCCACATAATGGTACAAGACCTCCAAGAAAAGTAATAAAAAGAGAAACAAAAAGATAG
- the infC gene encoding translation initiation factor IF-3, with product MVNENIPFSKIFVIGSNNEQLGVLSKIEAIERAKEEKMDLVIISIDNSGEKPKPIGRIMDYGKFKYERKKKQKEVKEKQTFVNNREIRLTPGINIKDIETKARKAREFLLDGDRIKISLKFRGREATRPELGKVVINKFYEYIEDIAKITKDSQQNDRFLDMYVERDKKKLPHLTSSKKEKELKKEMKGGLENAKDEN from the coding sequence TTGGTTAATGAAAATATTCCTTTTTCAAAAATATTTGTAATCGGTTCTAATAATGAACAATTAGGTGTATTATCTAAAATAGAAGCAATAGAAAGAGCTAAAGAAGAAAAAATGGATTTAGTTATTATTTCTATAGATAATTCTGGTGAAAAACCAAAGCCAATTGGAAGAATAATGGACTATGGTAAATTCAAATATGAAAGAAAGAAAAAACAAAAGGAAGTAAAAGAAAAACAAACTTTTGTAAATAATCGAGAAATAAGATTAACACCAGGTATTAATATTAAAGATATAGAAACTAAAGCGAGAAAAGCTAGAGAATTTTTATTAGATGGTGATAGAATAAAAATTTCCTTGAAATTTAGAGGTCGTGAAGCTACAAGACCTGAATTAGGAAAAGTAGTTATTAATAAATTCTATGAGTATATAGAAGATATTGCTAAAATAACAAAAGATAGTCAACAAAATGATAGATTTTTAGATATGTATGTTGAAAGAGATAAGAAAAAATTACCTCATTTAACAAGTTCTAAAAAAGAAAAAGAATTAAAAAAAGAAATGAAAGGTGGACTAGAAAATGCCAAAGATGAAAACTAA
- the map gene encoding type I methionyl aminopeptidase, with protein MKKNLIKKDWEIELIKKSASILAEVKQIIYDSTQEGVTLLELDKLAYNEIIKREAKPAFLGYLGFPNTICISLNHELIHGIPDNRILKDGDLISIDMGVNYKGYFSDSAFSKSIGNFNEENEKLIKTAEDAFQAGLKAIKPGARLNDISKAIEESIRKNKFYTTKEFCGHGIGKRLHEDPDVYNWDSGNKGILLRDNMVLCIEPMILQDNDQVKILNDGWTVVPKFNSKKTSHFEQTVMIKNGKGIVLSGNLKK; from the coding sequence ATGAAAAAAAACTTAATAAAAAAAGATTGAGAAATTGAATTAATAAAAAAATCAGCTTCTATATTAGCGGAAGTTAAGCAAATTATTTATGATTCAACGCAAGAAGGTGTTACTCTCTTAGAATTAGATAAATTAGCATATAATGAAATTATAAAAAGAGAAGCAAAACCTGCTTTTTTAGGATACTTAGGATTTCCAAATACAATATGTATTTCCCTAAATCATGAATTAATACACGGAATACCGGATAATAGAATTTTAAAAGATGGCGATCTTATATCAATTGATATGGGTGTAAATTATAAAGGTTATTTTTCAGATTCAGCTTTTTCTAAATCAATAGGAAATTTTAATGAAGAAAACGAAAAATTAATTAAAACTGCAGAAGACGCTTTTCAAGCAGGATTGAAAGCTATTAAACCGGGAGCAAGATTAAACGATATTTCTAAAGCTATTGAAGAATCTATTAGAAAAAATAAATTCTATACTACAAAAGAATTTTGTGGTCATGGTATAGGTAAAAGATTACATGAAGATCCAGATGTTTATAATTGAGATAGTGGCAATAAAGGTATTTTATTAAGAGATAATATGGTTTTATGTATAGAACCGATGATTTTACAAGATAATGATCAAGTTAAAATATTAAATGATGGATGAACGGTTGTACCTAAATTTAATTCAAAAAAAACTTCTCATTTTGAACAAACTGTTATGATAAAAAATGGTAAAGGAATCGTTTTATCTGGAAATTTAAAGAAATAA
- the secY gene encoding preprotein translocase subunit SecY, translating into MFNKFKKAFIRIGLLFSRAYLNLKHKIQKFSRENILTKKILFTLWILTIFIIATTITLPGVSVNRSQSIDPNSFLGIINIVGGGGLTSFSIVALGIGPFITASLIMMVAQTKLFPPIHRLSQSGPLGRRKINIITRLLTVVISIIQSIVLIRTIFDNNESIGSFVYLNNNSGYFKYFILPCILISGSLFSLFLGEQITDKGVGNGTSLLIFAGIANQLPSKFRSSYEYFLGGSDANSFISNTIFFGIYIIGFLILVYIIAYVYLAERKIPIQQTGAGMSKNIKDISVLPIKVNPAGVMPIIFALIVLSLPTLFVGLLDPYTSSTRYYVERSLRLTDPIGFTLFIIITFIFSIGMGLQQSRIDKISEDFAKNSTFIPGVRPGEQTEDYLISIVLRLSIFSAFYLVLIGSLEPVLQMIGMPRTITYGGTSMIILITTALETISQIKARKQSEKIAQKRKKINKLLERKNGNTIANNEDLLW; encoded by the coding sequence ATGTTTAATAAATTTAAAAAAGCATTTATAAGAATTGGATTACTTTTTTCTAGAGCTTATTTAAATTTAAAACATAAAATTCAAAAATTTTCCAGAGAAAACATTTTAACTAAAAAAATATTATTTACTTTATGAATTTTGACAATTTTTATAATAGCTACTACAATAACATTACCTGGTGTTAGTGTTAATAGAAGTCAATCAATTGATCCAAATTCATTTTTAGGAATAATAAATATAGTTGGTGGAGGAGGGTTAACAAGTTTTTCTATTGTCGCATTAGGGATCGGTCCTTTTATTACCGCATCCTTAATTATGATGGTAGCACAAACTAAATTATTTCCTCCTATTCATAGATTAAGTCAATCAGGACCGCTAGGTAGGCGTAAAATAAATATAATAACAAGACTTTTAACAGTTGTTATTTCTATTATTCAATCTATAGTTTTAATAAGAACTATATTTGATAATAATGAAAGTATTGGAAGTTTTGTTTATTTAAATAATAATTCAGGTTATTTTAAATATTTTATTTTACCTTGTATACTCATTAGCGGTTCTTTGTTTTCTTTATTTTTAGGAGAACAAATAACCGATAAAGGTGTAGGAAATGGAACATCTTTATTAATTTTTGCAGGTATTGCTAATCAATTACCAAGTAAATTTAGATCTTCTTATGAATACTTTTTAGGTGGATCTGATGCAAATTCCTTCATCAGTAATACTATTTTCTTTGGAATATATATAATTGGATTTTTAATTTTAGTTTATATTATTGCTTATGTTTATTTAGCAGAAAGAAAAATTCCAATTCAACAAACAGGGGCGGGAATGTCTAAAAATATAAAAGATATTTCTGTTTTACCTATTAAAGTAAATCCAGCGGGGGTTATGCCTATAATATTTGCTCTTATAGTTTTATCTTTACCTACATTATTTGTGGGTTTACTAGACCCTTATACTTCTTCTACTAGATATTATGTCGAAAGAAGTTTAAGATTAACAGATCCCATTGGATTTACTTTATTTATAATAATAACTTTCATTTTTTCTATAGGTATGGGTTTACAACAATCTAGAATTGATAAAATTTCTGAAGATTTTGCTAAAAATTCTACTTTTATTCCAGGAGTAAGACCAGGAGAACAAACAGAAGATTATTTAATTTCCATAGTACTTAGATTGTCTATATTTTCCGCTTTTTATCTAGTTTTAATAGGTTCATTGGAACCTGTATTACAAATGATAGGTATGCCTAGAACTATTACATATGGCGGAACTTCCATGATAATTTTAATTACAACGGCTCTAGAAACAATTAGTCAAATTAAAGCAAGAAAACAGTCAGAAAAAATAGCGCAAAAGAGAAAAAAAATAAACAAACTGTTAGAAAGAAAAAATGGAAATACAATAGCTAATAATGAGGATTTATTATGATAA
- the rplQ gene encoding 50S ribosomal protein L17, with protein sequence MANPTQLFRRNSTWRKHVLRSLSTDVIVHGRITTTEARAKELRKHVDKLITRAKTNTLASRRLAASFLRDVKTKDGKSALSYLFDVVGPKYKDRNGGYTRIIKLPARLGDNSKMAIIELV encoded by the coding sequence ATGGCTAATCCAACACAATTATTTAGACGTAATTCTACATGAAGAAAACATGTTTTACGTTCTTTATCTACAGACGTTATAGTACACGGAAGAATTACTACAACTGAAGCAAGAGCAAAAGAATTAAGAAAACATGTTGATAAATTAATCACAAGAGCTAAAACTAATACTTTAGCTTCACGTCGTTTAGCAGCGTCTTTTTTAAGAGATGTAAAAACAAAAGATGGTAAAAGCGCATTATCATATTTATTTGATGTTGTGGGTCCAAAATATAAAGATCGTAATGGTGGATACACAAGAATAATAAAATTACCTGCTAGATTAGGTGATAATTCAAAAATGGCTATTATTGAATTAGTATAA
- the rplM gene encoding 50S ribosomal protein L13 codes for MRQTTIVKHLETNKKWYVIDAEGQVLGRLAVLAASYLRGKNKPTFTPNVDMGDNIIVINAEKVLLTANKEENKIYYSHSGYPGGLKSIKAKDLRAKKPVALVEKAIRGMLPHTKLGNRQRVNLFVYAGPEHKHEAQKPMKLEVK; via the coding sequence ATGAGACAAACTACTATAGTTAAGCATCTAGAAACAAATAAAAAATGATATGTTATAGATGCTGAAGGACAAGTGTTGGGGCGTTTAGCAGTATTAGCTGCATCTTATTTAAGAGGAAAAAATAAACCAACTTTTACACCAAATGTTGATATGGGTGATAATATCATTGTTATAAATGCTGAAAAAGTTTTATTAACAGCGAATAAAGAAGAAAACAAAATCTATTATTCTCACTCTGGATATCCTGGAGGATTAAAATCAATAAAAGCTAAAGATTTAAGAGCTAAAAAACCAGTTGCTTTAGTAGAAAAAGCAATTAGAGGAATGTTACCTCATACAAAATTAGGAAATAGACAAAGAGTAAATTTATTTGTTTATGCAGGTCCTGAGCACAAACATGAAGCACAAAAACCAATGAAATTAGAGGTTAAATAA
- the rpmJ gene encoding 50S ribosomal protein L36: protein MKVRASVKKMCKDCKIIKRNGINRIICILPKHKQRQG from the coding sequence ATGAAAGTTAGAGCATCAGTTAAAAAGATGTGTAAAGATTGCAAAATTATTAAAAGAAATGGTATTAATAGAATTATCTGTATTTTACCAAAACATAAACAAAGACAAGGATAG
- the rpsM gene encoding 30S ribosomal protein S13, translated as MARILNVEIPNNKRVVISLTYIFGIGKSRAQEILSKAQIDENIRVKDLSEEQLSKIRDIASQYTTEGDLRREVAINIKRLMEIKCYRGIRHRKGLPVRGQVTQKNARTRKGPRKTVAGKKGK; from the coding sequence ATGGCTAGAATTTTAAACGTTGAAATTCCAAATAATAAAAGAGTTGTTATCTCTTTAACTTATATTTTTGGAATTGGGAAATCAAGAGCCCAAGAAATTTTAAGCAAAGCTCAAATTGATGAAAATATTCGTGTTAAAGATTTAAGCGAAGAACAATTATCAAAAATAAGAGATATTGCTTCACAATATACTACTGAAGGTGATTTACGTCGTGAGGTAGCTATTAACATAAAAAGATTAATGGAAATCAAATGTTATAGAGGAATTAGACATAGAAAAGGATTACCAGTTCGTGGGCAAGTAACACAGAAAAATGCTCGTACAAGAAAAGGGCCAAGAAAAACAGTTGCTGGAAAGAAAGGTAAATAA
- the rpmB gene encoding 50S ribosomal protein L28 produces the protein MARRDAITGKGPMTGNKRSHALNATKRTFRLNLQKIKLMNEKGQIITVKVSAKTARTLRKQGQSN, from the coding sequence ATGGCAAGAAGAGATGCTATTACTGGAAAAGGTCCTATGACAGGAAATAAAAGATCTCATGCATTAAATGCTACTAAGAGAACTTTTAGATTAAATTTACAAAAAATTAAATTAATGAACGAAAAAGGACAAATTATAACTGTAAAAGTAAGCGCTAAAACAGCAAGAACTTTACGTAAACAAGGTCAATCAAATTAA
- the rplO gene encoding 50S ribosomal protein L15: MSLKLNTLKSTEGSRKEKHRKGRGHAAGKGKQAGKGQSGQKKRGTVRPGFEGGQNPLFRRLPKIGFNNVNKIEYQVISLGKLDSTFKDGEKVTIEKLYDNRLVRRRTMPIKLLSSGQLTKKLFIEVNASSKSAQEAVEKLGGKIELV, encoded by the coding sequence ATGTCATTAAAATTAAATACATTAAAAAGCACTGAGGGTTCAAGAAAAGAAAAACATCGTAAAGGTCGTGGTCATGCAGCTGGTAAAGGAAAACAAGCCGGTAAAGGACAATCAGGACAAAAGAAACGTGGAACTGTAAGACCTGGATTTGAAGGTGGTCAAAATCCATTATTCAGACGTTTACCAAAAATTGGATTTAATAATGTAAATAAAATTGAATATCAAGTTATTTCTTTAGGGAAGTTAGATTCTACATTTAAAGATGGTGAAAAAGTTACAATTGAAAAATTGTATGATAATAGACTAGTTAGAAGAAGAACAATGCCTATTAAATTATTATCTTCAGGACAATTAACTAAAAAGTTGTTTATTGAAGTTAACGCTTCTTCAAAATCTGCTCAAGAAGCAGTTGAAAAATTAGGTGGAAAAATAGAATTGGTTTAA
- a CDS encoding thymidine kinase: MYKKFSDGMIEVITGPMFSGKSEELLKRIRILEYANIKTLVIKPAFDNRFSDDEIISRSGAKISTHNANNAEEIKELFSKKNYKAIAIDEVHFFNKEVLNLICELADDGVRVIVSGLDTDYLRRPFGIVPSLLSMAENVTKLHAVCVKCKNAATTSFRKINNKSIKLLGDTEEYEARCRSCHIKGEFNKTREKIEDNKEEK, encoded by the coding sequence ATGTATAAAAAATTTTCTGATGGAATGATTGAAGTAATTACAGGTCCTATGTTTTCTGGAAAAAGCGAAGAATTATTAAAAAGAATAAGAATTTTAGAATACGCAAATATTAAAACACTTGTGATTAAACCGGCTTTTGACAATAGATTTTCAGATGATGAAATAATTTCTAGATCTGGTGCTAAAATATCTACTCATAACGCTAATAATGCCGAAGAAATAAAAGAATTGTTTTCTAAAAAGAATTATAAAGCTATTGCTATAGATGAAGTTCATTTTTTTAATAAAGAAGTGTTAAACTTGATTTGCGAATTAGCTGATGATGGTGTAAGGGTTATAGTAAGTGGTTTAGATACAGATTATCTTAGAAGACCATTTGGAATTGTTCCCTCTTTATTATCTATGGCTGAAAACGTTACTAAATTGCATGCTGTTTGTGTTAAATGTAAAAATGCTGCTACAACAAGTTTTAGAAAAATAAATAATAAAAGTATTAAATTATTAGGTGACACCGAAGAGTATGAAGCAAGATGTAGATCTTGTCATATAAAGGGAGAATTTAATAAAACAAGAGAAAAAATCGAAGATAATAAAGAAGAAAAATAA